The window TCCTCAAGGGTGGCACGAAAGGCGTCCATCAGCTCCTTTGGCAGATTGCGGATAAAGCCCACGGTGTCGGCCATGATGATTTCTTTTTCCGCAGGAAAGCGCAGCCGCCGGGTTGTGGGGTCAAGCGTGGCGAAAAGTTTGTTCTCGGCCAGCACTTCCGAGCGGGTAAGCGTGTTGAGCAGGGTGGACTTGCCCGCGTTGGTGTAGCCCACAAGCGCCGCCAGCGGGATGCCCTGCCGCGAACGCCGGGCGCGTGTGAACGAGCGCTGCCGCCGCAACTGGTCAAGCTCTTTGCGGATGCGAGCCATGCGCTCGCGGATTTTGCGGCGGTCGGTCTCCAGCTTGGTTTCGCCGGGGCCGCGCCCGCCAATGCCGCCCATGAGACGGTCCATGGCGCGGTTTCTGCCCACAAGGCGCGGCTGGGTATAGCGCAGCTGGGCCAGTTCCACCTGGAGCTTGCCCGCGCGGCTTACCGCATGCTGGGCAAAAATATCCAGAATAAGCTGGGTGCGGTCAATGACCTTGCGCTCGGTGATGTCTGCCAGATTGTGCAACTGAGCGGGCGAAAGCTCGCCGTCAAAAACCATCATGCCCGCGCGGCCTTGCAGGGCCAGCACTTCAAGCTCTGCCACCTTGCCCTTGCCCATGATGAGGCGTGGGTTGATCTGCGCCACGCGCTGCACCATGCGCCCGGCAACGGTCAGGCCTGCGGTGCGGGCCAGTTCCGCCAGCTCGTCCAGATTGCGCTCCTGAATGATGCGCGGCTGCGTACCTACAGAAACCAACATGGCGCGGGGGGTGTCGTCCGCTTCGCGGGCGTCCTCTGCCTTGCGGGCAAGTTCTTCTTCCAGAGCTTCGGCGGTGGCAACAAACTGCGATTCCGTGCGATCCCAGGGCTGGGGCGTATCAAGGTGATAGGGCTGGCCGCCCGAAGGGTTGGGCAAAAGATGGGCCGCCTGCCACTGCACGGGTTCGCCAACCGGGTTCACGGTGAGCGCCACCACGGCATCGAGCCGCAGAAAG of the Desulfovibrio sp. genome contains:
- the hflX gene encoding GTPase HflX, producing the protein MGRQLGLLIDRKGRVQMVIVGEAGSIMIPELPRGRSGQERLRGLRLLHTHLSPGGISQEDLMDMLFLRLDAVVALTVNPVGEPVQWQAAHLLPNPSGGQPYHLDTPQPWDRTESQFVATAEALEEELARKAEDAREADDTPRAMLVSVGTQPRIIQERNLDELAELARTAGLTVAGRMVQRVAQINPRLIMGKGKVAELEVLALQGRAGMMVFDGELSPAQLHNLADITERKVIDRTQLILDIFAQHAVSRAGKLQVELAQLRYTQPRLVGRNRAMDRLMGGIGGRGPGETKLETDRRKIRERMARIRKELDQLRRQRSFTRARRSRQGIPLAALVGYTNAGKSTLLNTLTRSEVLAENKLFATLDPTTRRLRFPAEKEIIMADTVGFIRNLPKELMDAFRATLEELEAADLLLHVADASHPDLLQQISAVETILAEMELDRMPRLMILNKWDQLEAPARAELADAFPHALTISAKNGEGCKALLEELELLLLRHPASMVATDAPTVLN